One genomic region from Pseudomonas hormoni encodes:
- the rplA gene encoding 50S ribosomal protein L1, producing the protein MAKLTKRQKAIAGKIEAGKSYNFVDAAALLAELSTVKFSESFDVAVNLGVDPRKSDQVVRSATVLPHGTGKTVRVAVFTQGPAAEAALAAGADRVGMDDLAAEMKGGDLNYDVVIASPDAMRVVGQLGQILGPRGLMPNPKVGTVTPDVATAVKNAKAGQVRYRTDKNGIIHTSVGKIGFDAVKLKENVEALIADLKRIKPASSKGIYVKRVTLSTTMGPGLVIDQSSLDA; encoded by the coding sequence ATGGCTAAGTTGACCAAGCGTCAAAAGGCTATCGCCGGCAAAATCGAAGCAGGCAAGTCCTACAACTTTGTAGACGCTGCTGCTCTGCTGGCTGAGCTGTCGACTGTCAAGTTCAGCGAGTCGTTCGACGTTGCTGTGAACCTCGGCGTTGACCCGCGTAAATCCGACCAGGTCGTTCGTAGCGCTACTGTGCTGCCACACGGCACTGGCAAGACTGTTCGCGTTGCTGTGTTCACCCAGGGTCCAGCTGCTGAGGCCGCTCTGGCTGCCGGCGCTGACCGTGTAGGTATGGACGACCTGGCTGCCGAAATGAAAGGCGGCGACCTGAACTATGACGTAGTGATCGCATCCCCGGATGCAATGCGCGTTGTAGGTCAGTTGGGTCAGATCCTCGGTCCACGTGGCCTGATGCCTAACCCTAAAGTCGGCACCGTAACTCCAGACGTAGCCACCGCGGTTAAAAACGCCAAGGCTGGTCAGGTTCGTTATCGCACCGACAAAAACGGCATCATCCACACTTCCGTTGGCAAGATCGGCTTCGATGCCGTCAAGCTGAAGGAAAACGTTGAAGCCCTGATCGCTGATCTGAAGCGTATCAAGCCAGCTTCTTCGAAAGGCATTTATGTCAAGCGCGTTACCCTGAGCACCACTATGGGCCCAGGTCTGGTCATCGACCAAAGCTCGCTCGACGCGTAA
- the rplK gene encoding 50S ribosomal protein L11 — protein MAKKITAYIKLQVKAAQANPSPPVGPALGQHGVNIMEFCKAFNARTQGIEPGLPTPVIITVYSDRSFTFETKSTPASVLLKKAAGLTSGSARPNTVKVGTVTRAQLEDIAKVKNADLTAADMEAAVRTIAGSARSMGLNVEGV, from the coding sequence ATGGCCAAGAAGATTACCGCTTACATCAAGCTGCAAGTGAAGGCCGCTCAGGCTAACCCAAGCCCACCTGTTGGTCCTGCTCTGGGTCAGCACGGCGTGAACATCATGGAATTCTGCAAGGCTTTCAACGCCCGTACTCAGGGTATTGAGCCAGGTCTGCCGACTCCAGTGATCATCACTGTCTACAGCGACCGTAGCTTCACTTTCGAAACCAAATCCACCCCTGCTTCGGTTCTGCTGAAGAAGGCGGCCGGTCTGACTAGCGGTTCCGCTCGTCCGAACACCGTTAAGGTTGGCACCGTGACTCGTGCTCAGCTGGAAGATATCGCGAAAGTTAAAAACGCGGATCTGACTGCAGCTGATATGGAAGCAGCCGTGCGTACCATCGCCGGTTCTGCTCGTAGCATGGGCCTTAACGTGGAGGGTGTGTAA
- the nusG gene encoding transcription termination/antitermination protein NusG — protein sequence MAKRWYVVHAYSGYEKHVMRSLVERVKLAGMEDGFGEILVPTEEVVEMRNGQKRKSERKFFPGYVLVQMDMNEGTWHLVKDTPRVMGFIGGTADKPAPITDKEAEAILRRVADGSDKPKPKTLFEPGESVRVNDGPFADFTGTVEEVNYEKSRIQVAVLIFGRSTPVELEFSQVEKV from the coding sequence GTGGCTAAGCGTTGGTACGTTGTGCATGCTTACTCCGGTTACGAGAAGCATGTCATGCGCTCGTTGGTAGAGCGCGTAAAGCTGGCTGGCATGGAAGATGGCTTTGGCGAAATTCTGGTTCCCACTGAAGAAGTGGTTGAAATGCGTAATGGCCAGAAACGCAAAAGCGAGCGCAAGTTCTTCCCAGGTTATGTGCTGGTTCAGATGGACATGAACGAGGGTACTTGGCACTTGGTCAAGGATACTCCTCGGGTGATGGGTTTCATCGGCGGTACTGCTGATAAGCCTGCACCGATTACAGATAAAGAGGCAGAAGCGATTCTGCGTCGTGTTGCTGATGGTAGCGACAAGCCGAAGCCGAAGACGTTGTTCGAGCCAGGCGAGTCGGTGCGTGTCAATGACGGGCCGTTTGCCGACTTTACCGGTACGGTTGAAGAAGTTAACTACGAAAAGAGCCGGATCCAAGTGGCAGTGCTCATTTTCGGTCGCTCTACTCCGGTAGAGCTCGAGTTCAGCCAGGTCGAAAAGGTCTAG
- the secE gene encoding preprotein translocase subunit SecE — protein MTPKAEAQGSRFDLLKWLVVVALVVVGVVGNQYYSASPILYRVLALLVIAAVAAFVGLQTVKGKSFFVLVKEARTEIRKVVWPTRQETTQTTLIVVAVVLVMALLLWGLDSLLGWLVSLIVG, from the coding sequence ATGACTCCTAAAGCTGAAGCTCAAGGCTCTCGCTTCGATCTGCTCAAGTGGCTAGTAGTAGTCGCTTTGGTGGTTGTTGGCGTTGTTGGCAATCAGTATTACTCTGCTTCGCCGATCCTGTACCGCGTGCTGGCATTGCTTGTCATTGCTGCTGTGGCTGCCTTTGTAGGCCTGCAGACAGTCAAGGGCAAGTCTTTCTTTGTACTGGTTAAGGAAGCTCGCACTGAGATTCGTAAAGTCGTATGGCCAACTCGCCAAGAAACCACGCAGACCACGTTGATCGTTGTGGCTGTTGTTCTGGTAATGGCGTTGCTGTTGTGGGGGCTTGATTCCCTGCTCGGCTGGCTTGTTTCCTTGATTGTCGGCTAA
- a CDS encoding pantothenate kinase, giving the protein MILELDCGNSFIKWRVLEAEASQTVGEGVVDSNLALLESLNALNGLALRFCRLVSVRTADETGALISLLSDAFEVSVVCAAPALEMSGVRNGYEEFERLGLDRWLAMLGGFHLASGACLVLDFGTAVTADFVASDGQHLGGFICPGMPLMRNQLRTHTRKIRYGDVAAERALESLVPGRTTVEAVERGCSLMLRGFVLTQLELARSYWGADFSVFLTGGDAELVSEIVPEAEVVPDLVFVGLAMACPLS; this is encoded by the coding sequence ATGATTCTTGAGCTTGACTGCGGAAACAGTTTCATCAAATGGCGGGTGCTGGAGGCCGAGGCTAGTCAAACGGTCGGTGAGGGGGTTGTCGATTCGAATCTCGCGTTGCTGGAGAGTTTGAATGCGCTCAATGGCCTTGCTCTCAGGTTTTGCCGTTTGGTCAGTGTCAGGACCGCGGATGAAACTGGCGCACTGATTTCCCTGCTGTCAGATGCTTTCGAAGTGTCTGTAGTGTGCGCTGCGCCTGCGCTAGAAATGTCCGGAGTTCGCAACGGTTATGAAGAGTTCGAGCGACTTGGGCTCGATCGCTGGCTGGCGATGCTAGGAGGATTCCATTTGGCATCGGGTGCCTGCCTTGTGCTCGATTTTGGTACTGCTGTCACAGCGGACTTCGTTGCCAGCGATGGGCAGCATCTTGGAGGATTCATCTGTCCGGGAATGCCGTTGATGCGTAACCAGCTGCGTACCCATACCCGTAAAATTCGTTACGGCGATGTGGCTGCCGAGCGTGCCCTGGAGAGTCTTGTCCCTGGCCGGACGACCGTCGAGGCGGTCGAGCGAGGTTGCTCACTGATGCTCAGAGGCTTTGTTCTCACTCAGCTAGAGCTCGCGCGCAGCTATTGGGGTGCGGATTTTTCCGTATTCCTCACCGGTGGGGATGCGGAGCTGGTCTCCGAAATCGTGCCTGAGGCCGAAGTCGTTCCTGATTTGGTGTTCGTAGGGTTGGCGATGGCGTGTCCCTTGTCCTGA
- the birA gene encoding bifunctional biotin--[acetyl-CoA-carboxylase] ligase/biotin operon repressor BirA, protein MLTLLKLLKDGRFHSGQALGAALGVSRSAVWKQLQLLEAELGLSIHKVRGRGYQLASPLTLLDSVAIAGQAPSCDWPILVFDSIDSTNAEALRAIDRGQTAPFLVLAERQTSGRGRRGRKWASPFAENIYYSLVLRIEGGMRQLEGLSLVVGLAVMQTLRGLGVSEAGLKWPNDVLVGQKKIAGILLELVGDPADVCHVVLGVGINVNMQMTDEVDQQWTSMRLESGREFDRNHLVAQLGQMLQVYLGRHQVDGFPAIQAEWEQNHLWQGRAVSLIAGFNQIDGEVLGIDSQGALRLKVSGVEKVFSGGELSLRLRDDS, encoded by the coding sequence ATGCTGACATTGTTAAAGCTTCTTAAGGATGGCCGATTCCATTCAGGTCAGGCCCTGGGCGCCGCTTTGGGTGTCAGTCGTAGCGCTGTATGGAAACAACTTCAGCTTTTAGAAGCTGAGCTTGGCTTGTCTATTCACAAGGTGCGAGGGCGCGGTTATCAGCTGGCTTCGCCGTTGACACTGCTTGATTCTGTCGCGATAGCAGGGCAGGCGCCTTCTTGTGATTGGCCCATTCTTGTTTTCGATTCAATTGACTCCACTAATGCTGAGGCGTTACGTGCAATTGATCGTGGCCAAACAGCGCCATTCCTTGTGCTCGCCGAGCGGCAGACGTCTGGTCGTGGGCGCCGTGGGCGTAAGTGGGCGAGTCCTTTCGCAGAAAATATCTATTACAGTCTGGTGCTGCGTATTGAGGGTGGCATGCGCCAGCTCGAAGGCTTGAGCCTTGTTGTCGGGCTCGCCGTCATGCAAACCTTGAGGGGGCTGGGTGTTTCGGAAGCGGGTTTGAAGTGGCCGAACGATGTTCTGGTTGGTCAGAAAAAAATCGCGGGAATACTGCTCGAGTTGGTTGGGGATCCGGCTGACGTGTGTCATGTGGTGCTGGGTGTTGGAATTAATGTGAATATGCAGATGACAGATGAGGTTGATCAGCAGTGGACGTCCATGCGGCTCGAGTCGGGGCGGGAATTCGATCGCAATCATCTAGTCGCACAGTTGGGTCAGATGCTCCAGGTCTATTTGGGGCGGCATCAGGTCGACGGATTTCCCGCTATCCAGGCTGAGTGGGAGCAAAATCATCTATGGCAGGGGCGGGCGGTGTCGTTGATCGCTGGTTTTAACCAAATAGATGGTGAAGTGCTGGGTATTGATAGTCAGGGTGCTCTGCGCTTGAAGGTGAGTGGTGTGGAAAAGGTATTTAGTGGTGGTGAGCTCAGCTTGAGGTTGCGTGATGATTCTTGA